The Bacteroidales bacterium genome contains the following window.
ACTGTTACAGAAGCAAGCAATAAAAAAGTTTGTTGGTATGCAGGCCGGGGATGTAAAAGAAACTTATGCTAATATATCCAAAATTAATAACGAGTATGGTTTCAGTATTAGGTAAGAAACCAAACTCGTTATTAATTTTTGATATATTAGCATAAGTTTCTTTTACATCCCCGGCCTGCATTCCAACAAACTTTTTTATTGCTTTCTTCTGTAACAGTTTTTCCAGTGTTTCAATAAAAGTCAATAAATCCACAGTTTTTGAGTTTCCAATATTAAATATTTCATATTCACTTAAGTTAGTTTTTTTTACGATCTCTACTACGCCATGAATAATATCATCAATATAAGTAAAGTCTCGTTTTAATTTACCGTGGTTATAAACTTCTATCGGTTTATCTTCCAAAATAGCTTTTGTAAATTTGTAATATGCCATATCAGGCCGGCCCCAAGGGCCATAAACTGTGAAAAAGCGTAAGCCTATTGTTTGTATTCCATAGAGATGAGAATAGGTATATGCCATTAGTTCGTTAGATTTTTTTGTGGCAGCATACAGGCTAATAGGATGATCCACATTATCATCTTCTGAAAAAGGGACTTTTTTATTCATGCCATAAACAGAAGAACTTGAAGCAAAGATAAGTCTTTTAACATTGTAATGGCGGCAAGCTTCCAATATATTAAAAAAACCAACAATATTACTTTGGATGTAAGAGTCAGGGTTTTCAATACTATAACGGACTCCTGCCTGTGCTGCCAGATTGATGACTAAATCAAAGTTTTCTTTTTGGAATAATTCATTCATCTGTTCTTTATCCTCAAGGTTCATCCGAATGAATTGATAGTTTCTGTACTTGCTGCTTTTTACAGGTTGGCCCCATTTTTCAGCTTTCCGTGATATACCTGTTTCGTTAAGTCTGGCATATTTAAGATTTTCATCGTAATAGTCGTTAATATTGTCAAGACCGATGACTTCATCGCCTCTTTCAATTAATTTTTTGGCGAGGTGGAAGCCGATGAATCCCGCTGTGCCGGTAATAAGTATCTTCATTTTTGTCATCAAATTATAATGTTTTTTCTTCATCGAATTACACGAATTTATCGAATTGTTATTTTTAATTTTTTCGTGAAATTCGTTTAATTCGATGATTATTTTTTTTAGATGATTAATGACGGATTAGGCGTTTATATTCCAAGCTTTCTGCTCCGAAATTAATCAATAGCCCAAGTTTAAAATCTGTAGCTTTCAAATAATTGATAACTTGAGATTCATTTTTGCCAATTAATTCATTTATGGCTTTGGTTTCAAGAATGATTTTACCCTGTGTAATAGGAAGGAACTACATTAATGCAATTTTTTCCAACAAAACTTATTACACAGGGTGAATCATAACATACAAAATCGGCAGAATAAAATTTACTTAACTTGA
Protein-coding sequences here:
- a CDS encoding GDP-mannose 4,6-dehydratase, producing MKILITGTAGFIGFHLAKKLIERGDEVIGLDNINDYYDENLKYARLNETGISRKAEKWGQPVKSSKYRNYQFIRMNLEDKEQMNELFQKENFDLVINLAAQAGVRYSIENPDSYIQSNIVGFFNILEACRHYNVKRLIFASSSSVYGMNKKVPFSEDDNVDHPISLYAATKKSNELMAYTYSHLYGIQTIGLRFFTVYGPWGRPDMAYYKFTKAILEDKPIEVYNHGKLKRDFTYIDDIIHGVVEIVKKTNLSEYEIFNIGNSKTVDLLTFIETLEKLLQKKAIKKFVGMQAGDVKETYANISKINNEFGFLPNTETILVINFGYISISFFYIPGLHTNKLFYCLLL